In one Nocardioides sp. NBC_00368 genomic region, the following are encoded:
- a CDS encoding DeoR/GlpR family DNA-binding transcription regulator: MYAEERQIATARLVAERGRMSVADIAERFDVTTETVRRDLSTLERRGLVRRVHGGAVPVETMAVLESALGEREQTFTAQKDRIAQAALDLLPTAGGTIAIDAGTTTSRFARALPRDHQLTVVTHAVPVAAMLAGSAQIELHLLPGRVRPATQAAVGAETVDALSRLRVDVCFVATNGLTLAHGLSTPDHEEAATKRALVNTARRVVCLTDSSKIGVETTLRFAALGNVDVLVTDSDIDDDVADELRESGLEVRIA; this comes from the coding sequence ATGTACGCCGAGGAGCGACAGATCGCGACGGCCCGTCTCGTCGCCGAGCGCGGGCGGATGTCCGTGGCCGACATCGCCGAGCGATTCGACGTCACCACCGAGACCGTGCGCCGGGACCTCTCCACCCTGGAGCGTCGCGGCCTGGTCCGCCGCGTGCACGGCGGAGCGGTGCCGGTGGAGACCATGGCCGTGCTCGAGTCCGCGCTCGGCGAGCGGGAGCAGACCTTCACCGCGCAGAAGGACCGCATCGCCCAGGCAGCCCTCGACCTCCTTCCCACCGCCGGCGGCACCATCGCCATCGACGCCGGGACGACCACCAGCAGGTTCGCCCGCGCCCTCCCCCGTGACCACCAGCTCACCGTGGTGACCCACGCCGTCCCGGTCGCCGCGATGCTGGCCGGCAGCGCCCAGATCGAGCTCCACCTGCTGCCCGGCCGCGTCCGTCCGGCCACCCAGGCGGCCGTCGGCGCCGAGACCGTGGACGCGCTGAGCCGGCTGCGGGTCGACGTCTGCTTCGTGGCGACCAACGGGCTGACGTTGGCCCACGGCCTCTCCACGCCCGACCACGAGGAGGCCGCGACCAAGCGAGCGCTGGTCAACACCGCCCGCCGGGTCGTGTGCCTGACGGACTCCAGCAAGATCGGCGTCGAGACCACCCTGCGCTTCGCCGCACTGGGCAACGTCGACGTGCTCGTCACCGACAGCGACATCGACGACGACGTCGCCGACGAGCTGCGCGAGAGCGGCCTCGAGGTGCGGATCGCATGA
- a CDS encoding 1-phosphofructokinase family hexose kinase yields MIVTLTANPSIDHTVMLTSPLRRGEVLRAAATSSQPGGKGVNISGAAYAAGVPTRAVLPCPDLDPMVTELRASGLDVVTVGPAGRPRINTTVTEPDGTTTKLNGPGTTATPALLDALAARLVQEAEHATWVVLAGSLPPGARAGWYAEVVKALRSTGARIAVDTSEAPLEALAAGLPSGAPDLLKPNAEELASITGADAAGLDDPVAAVAAARTLVERGVTAVLATLGGNGAVLVTEEGTWHATPPPTDVVSTVGAGDSSLFGYLLADLRGLTAPERLGLAVAYGSAAAGLPGTTLPTPPQVHADLVSVRDLDPITGGL; encoded by the coding sequence ATGATCGTCACGCTGACCGCCAACCCGAGCATCGACCACACCGTGATGCTCACCAGCCCGCTGCGCCGCGGGGAAGTGCTGCGCGCCGCGGCGACCAGCTCCCAGCCGGGCGGCAAGGGCGTGAACATCTCCGGCGCTGCGTACGCCGCGGGAGTGCCGACGCGCGCCGTGCTGCCGTGCCCGGACCTCGACCCGATGGTCACCGAGCTGCGGGCCTCCGGGCTCGACGTGGTCACCGTCGGACCGGCGGGCCGACCGCGGATCAACACCACCGTCACCGAGCCCGACGGGACGACCACGAAGCTCAACGGGCCGGGCACCACCGCGACGCCCGCGCTGCTCGACGCCCTGGCGGCCCGCCTCGTCCAGGAGGCCGAGCACGCGACCTGGGTCGTCCTGGCCGGCTCGCTGCCGCCCGGGGCCCGGGCCGGTTGGTACGCCGAGGTCGTGAAGGCGCTCAGGTCCACCGGCGCCCGCATCGCCGTCGACACCAGCGAGGCCCCCTTGGAGGCGCTCGCCGCCGGGCTTCCGTCCGGCGCCCCCGACCTGCTCAAGCCCAATGCCGAGGAGCTGGCCTCGATCACCGGCGCCGACGCAGCCGGCCTCGACGACCCGGTCGCCGCCGTGGCTGCAGCCCGGACCCTGGTCGAGCGCGGGGTCACCGCCGTGCTCGCGACCCTCGGCGGAAACGGCGCCGTCCTCGTGACCGAGGAAGGTACGTGGCACGCCACCCCGCCGCCCACCGACGTCGTCAGCACGGTCGGTGCCGGCGACAGCTCCCTGTTCGGCTATCTCCTCGCCGACCTGCGCGGACTCACCGCGCCTGAACGTCTCGGGCTCGCCGTCGCGTACGGCAGTGCAGCCGCCGGTCTTCCCGGCACCACCCTCCCCACCCCACCCCAGGTCCACGCCGACCTCGTATCGGTACGCGACCTCGACCCCATCACCGGAGGACTCTGA
- a CDS encoding PTS fructose transporter subunit IIABC, which translates to MMSALIAPELVALDADLGTDKHEVIRALAQRVADSGRATDLEALVADALAREEVSATGLPGGLAIPHCRTSGVDEPVVAFARLSPPVDFGAKDGPADLAFLIGAPAGGDATHLTILTKLARALARPEFGRKLRETDSAEEAARTILDAVSDEPAAAKSPAPTEDAAPSKKRSLVAVTACPTGIAHTYMAAEALQAAAARAGVDIAVETQGSAGATPLPAETITNADAAIFAVDVGVRDRARFAGKPLVSSGVKRPIDDADAMIAEALAAAENPNAARVESGRGDSSESSTAASESWGGRTRRILMTGVSYMIPFVAAGGLLIALSFLLGGYDITDVYGAVMVDNTLTNLPDVQALGLEHALFDSGLAVYLGALFFVIGKTAFMLFIPALAGYIAYAIADRPGIAPGFIMGALAANLFGVANADGVAAPATGFLGAIAGGVLAGVIAHWVSGWRVPSWARGLMPVLVIPLVTSILAGLVMIVVLGKPINWLMERLTDGLAALDGSSAVALGAVLGLMMAFDMGGPLNKVAYSFAATGVGAASLAANAPELRIMAAVMLSGMVPPIALALATVVRPQLFTTAEHENGKAGWLLGASFITEGAIPFAAGDPMRVIPAIMVGSAVTGGLSQLFEVGVRAPHGGIFVLFAVTNVLGYLIALAAGVVVGAATVIALKSVGRAPVPAAAAS; encoded by the coding sequence CTGATGTCCGCACTCATCGCCCCCGAGCTCGTCGCCCTCGACGCCGACCTCGGCACCGACAAGCACGAAGTCATCCGTGCCCTGGCCCAGCGCGTGGCCGACTCCGGCCGGGCCACCGACCTCGAGGCACTGGTCGCCGACGCGCTGGCCCGCGAGGAGGTCTCCGCCACCGGCCTGCCCGGTGGCCTGGCGATCCCCCACTGCCGTACGTCCGGGGTCGACGAGCCCGTGGTGGCCTTCGCCCGGCTCTCGCCTCCGGTCGACTTCGGCGCGAAGGACGGCCCGGCCGACCTGGCGTTCCTCATCGGAGCGCCCGCGGGCGGCGACGCCACCCACCTGACCATCCTCACCAAGCTCGCCCGAGCCCTGGCCCGTCCCGAGTTCGGCCGGAAGCTGCGCGAGACCGACTCCGCCGAGGAAGCTGCCCGGACCATCCTCGACGCGGTCAGCGACGAACCTGCCGCCGCCAAGAGTCCGGCCCCGACTGAGGACGCGGCGCCGTCGAAGAAGCGTTCGCTCGTCGCGGTGACCGCCTGCCCGACCGGCATCGCGCACACCTACATGGCGGCCGAGGCGCTCCAGGCCGCCGCCGCGCGGGCAGGGGTCGATATCGCGGTCGAGACCCAGGGCTCCGCGGGGGCGACCCCGCTGCCCGCCGAGACGATCACCAACGCCGACGCAGCCATCTTCGCCGTCGACGTCGGCGTCCGCGACCGCGCCCGGTTCGCCGGCAAGCCGCTGGTCTCCTCCGGCGTGAAGCGTCCGATCGACGACGCCGACGCGATGATCGCCGAGGCGCTCGCCGCCGCCGAGAACCCGAACGCCGCCCGCGTCGAATCCGGCAGGGGCGACTCCTCCGAGTCGAGCACGGCCGCCTCGGAGAGCTGGGGCGGCCGGACCCGCCGGATCCTGATGACGGGTGTCTCCTACATGATCCCGTTCGTCGCCGCCGGCGGCCTGCTGATCGCGCTGAGCTTCCTGCTCGGCGGCTACGACATCACCGACGTCTACGGCGCGGTCATGGTCGACAACACGCTCACGAACCTCCCCGACGTACAGGCCCTCGGTCTCGAGCACGCCCTCTTCGACAGCGGTCTCGCCGTCTACCTCGGCGCGCTCTTCTTCGTCATCGGCAAGACGGCGTTCATGCTGTTCATCCCGGCGCTCGCCGGCTACATCGCGTACGCCATCGCCGACCGCCCCGGTATCGCCCCCGGCTTCATCATGGGTGCCCTGGCCGCGAACCTGTTCGGTGTCGCCAACGCCGACGGCGTGGCAGCGCCGGCGACCGGCTTCCTCGGCGCGATCGCGGGCGGTGTGCTCGCCGGCGTGATCGCCCACTGGGTCAGCGGCTGGCGGGTACCGAGCTGGGCACGTGGCCTGATGCCCGTGCTGGTGATCCCGCTGGTGACCTCGATCCTGGCCGGTCTGGTGATGATCGTGGTGCTCGGCAAGCCGATCAACTGGCTGATGGAGCGGCTCACCGACGGTCTCGCCGCCTTGGACGGCAGCAGCGCCGTCGCCCTCGGTGCGGTGCTCGGCCTGATGATGGCCTTCGACATGGGCGGCCCGCTCAACAAGGTCGCCTACAGCTTCGCCGCGACCGGCGTCGGCGCCGCCTCGCTGGCCGCGAACGCCCCCGAGCTGCGGATCATGGCCGCGGTCATGCTCAGCGGCATGGTGCCGCCGATCGCGCTGGCGCTGGCCACCGTCGTACGTCCCCAGCTCTTCACCACCGCCGAGCACGAGAACGGCAAGGCCGGCTGGCTGCTCGGTGCCTCGTTCATCACCGAGGGCGCCATTCCGTTCGCCGCGGGCGACCCGATGCGCGTCATCCCGGCGATCATGGTCGGCAGCGCCGTGACCGGCGGCCTCTCCCAGCTCTTCGAGGTCGGCGTCCGCGCCCCGCACGGCGGCATCTTCGTCCTCTTCGCCGTCACCAACGTGCTCGGCTACCTGATCGCGCTGGCCGCCGGTGTGGTCGTCGGCGCCGCCACCGTGATCGCCCTCAAGTCCGTCGGCCGCGCCCCGGTCCCGGCCGCCGCCGCCAGCTGA
- a CDS encoding HPr family phosphocarrier protein — protein MPTQTVTVGSAVGLHARPAAIISEKVEELGAEITLAVPGGEPVDAASSLLIMTLGAANGDKVEVTGPDQAAVDTIAALVAQDLDA, from the coding sequence ATGCCCACCCAGACCGTCACCGTCGGCTCGGCCGTCGGCCTCCACGCCCGCCCCGCCGCGATCATCTCGGAGAAGGTCGAGGAGCTCGGTGCCGAGATCACCCTGGCCGTCCCCGGCGGCGAGCCGGTCGACGCGGCCTCCTCCCTGCTGATCATGACCCTCGGCGCCGCCAACGGCGACAAGGTCGAGGTCACCGGTCCCGACCAGGCCGCCGTCGACACCATCGCGGCGCTCGTCGCGCAGGATCTCGACGCCTGA
- a CDS encoding DUF5134 domain-containing protein, giving the protein MVDPPWDLLLTVAFVLTGTSGIWTLVVCPGSGGQTVLHVNHTVMSAAMILMIWVILWDAAVWAQVALFGILTVVLLPALHRTSGRARRADIVGHLALNAAMIWMLAAMPLLMSDAHGAGTHTSGHAGHSGATAVLPPATAAAAPGWAILVNSLFVAACAAGVIWWLLRAAAIREHRLPALGHGLMATGMGTMLLLMPA; this is encoded by the coding sequence GTGGTCGATCCGCCTTGGGACCTACTGCTGACCGTGGCCTTCGTGCTCACCGGCACCTCGGGAATCTGGACCCTCGTGGTCTGTCCCGGGTCCGGTGGGCAGACCGTTCTGCACGTCAACCACACCGTGATGAGCGCCGCGATGATCCTGATGATCTGGGTGATCCTCTGGGACGCGGCCGTCTGGGCTCAGGTCGCGCTGTTCGGGATCCTGACGGTGGTGCTGCTGCCCGCCCTGCACCGCACGAGCGGGCGGGCGCGGCGCGCGGACATCGTCGGACATCTTGCGCTCAACGCGGCGATGATCTGGATGCTCGCCGCGATGCCGCTGCTCATGAGCGACGCCCATGGCGCGGGCACCCACACCTCAGGGCACGCCGGCCACAGCGGCGCCACGGCGGTGCTGCCGCCGGCTACAGCCGCCGCTGCGCCGGGCTGGGCGATCCTGGTCAACTCGCTGTTCGTCGCGGCGTGCGCGGCCGGGGTGATCTGGTGGCTGCTGCGCGCGGCCGCCATACGCGAGCACCGTCTCCCGGCCCTCGGTCACGGGCTCATGGCCACCGGGATGGGCACGATGCTCCTCCTCATGCCGGCGTGA
- a CDS encoding pyridoxal-phosphate dependent enzyme, with protein MRYDSVLDMIGDTPLLRLDPAAHGVPGAEIFLKLESANPFGSVKDRVAWGLLRDHIGAIADEDRVVVEASSGNTAKALQIITSMHGVRFRAFTNRVRVREVREMLSLLGAEVTEMPGLSECPDPTAPNDVFSVIGDLMEGEPGRYHHTSQYTNEDNLRAHYEQTGREIFRDAGPVDLLVGGLGTTGSTRGAATYLREQNPQTAVVGVVAAEGDFIPGIRSAAEMWEVGLFEPDFYDAIAAVDSADAISASLELATRHGVLAGPTTGAAYAAARERLLSGPGGPVTAVVIACDRMEPYLSYYRHRRPDLFGAAAPTTSDPAPSVTAEAMEAWIADGEHVVVVDVRTALAFQAGHLPGAINLRDDLLEQIMEAGTPFSEASRVVFVCPTGERSARFAARAATTGCRAYNLEGGVLAWRDSGRPLAGV; from the coding sequence ATGCGTTACGACAGCGTGCTCGACATGATCGGCGACACCCCGCTGCTGCGGCTCGATCCGGCCGCCCACGGCGTGCCCGGAGCCGAGATCTTCCTGAAGCTGGAGTCGGCCAACCCGTTCGGCTCCGTGAAGGACCGGGTCGCGTGGGGGCTGCTGCGCGACCACATCGGCGCGATCGCCGACGAGGACCGGGTCGTCGTGGAAGCCTCGAGCGGCAACACCGCGAAGGCGCTCCAGATCATCACCTCGATGCACGGGGTCCGGTTCCGTGCCTTCACCAACCGGGTCCGGGTGCGCGAGGTCCGCGAGATGCTCTCGCTGCTCGGCGCCGAGGTGACGGAGATGCCCGGCCTTTCGGAGTGCCCGGACCCGACCGCCCCCAACGATGTCTTCAGCGTGATCGGCGACCTCATGGAGGGCGAGCCCGGGCGCTACCACCACACCTCGCAGTACACCAACGAGGACAACCTGCGTGCCCACTACGAGCAGACCGGGCGCGAGATCTTCCGCGACGCCGGCCCGGTCGACCTGCTCGTGGGCGGGCTCGGCACCACCGGGTCGACCCGAGGGGCGGCGACCTACCTGCGCGAGCAGAACCCGCAGACCGCGGTCGTCGGTGTCGTGGCCGCCGAGGGCGACTTCATCCCCGGCATCCGGTCGGCGGCGGAGATGTGGGAGGTCGGGCTCTTCGAACCCGACTTCTACGACGCGATCGCCGCCGTCGACTCGGCCGACGCGATCTCGGCGAGCCTTGAGCTCGCCACCCGGCACGGGGTGCTTGCCGGCCCCACCACCGGGGCGGCCTATGCCGCGGCACGGGAACGGCTCCTGTCCGGGCCTGGCGGCCCGGTCACGGCGGTCGTCATCGCGTGCGACCGGATGGAGCCGTACCTCTCCTACTACCGCCACCGCCGCCCCGACCTCTTCGGAGCAGCCGCCCCGACGACCTCCGATCCCGCGCCCTCGGTCACCGCCGAGGCGATGGAGGCGTGGATCGCGGACGGAGAGCACGTCGTCGTGGTGGACGTACGCACCGCCCTGGCGTTCCAGGCGGGCCATCTCCCCGGCGCGATCAACCTCCGCGACGACCTGCTCGAGCAGATCATGGAGGCGGGGACGCCGTTCTCGGAGGCCTCCCGAGTGGTGTTCGTGTGCCCGACGGGGGAGCGGTCGGCGCGGTTCGCGGCGCGGGCCGCCACGACCGGGTGCCGGGCGTACAACCTCGAGGGTGGTGTCCTCGCCTGGCGAGACAGCGGGCGGCCGCTCGCCGGGGTGTGA
- a CDS encoding alanine racemase, protein MSARYPLPAARHPIADRFLADGAAVEEAIERFGSPLHVVFPQVMAENAAALTHVLRRHAVPHEVFYAHKVNASTALVAEAAAAGLGVDVASSAELDRALAAGFAPHRIEATGPKSPAFVERIASLGVTANADDLWELDRLAAAAPSGQPSGSNVQVLLRLSGFASPMVPHSRFGIDLADADAALETVRRAPGLELRGVAFHLDTADPAARVDALTESMAVVAAAYRKGLRPSVVDIGGGLRQRFVEDPEPFQRYAQALAAGPGELVWPGHDVVAPAAHKYGNHRPATEVLERFLTAEIERRPVAEVLRECMLTLWIEPGKALVDHAGITLASVLYRKRAAGRDLVVLDLSRNQVTPADQEVLVDPVVVDGRGDPPEKGVFLAGRLCLESDLISRRKVFLDAEPDSGDVLAFVNTAAYQMDLSASAAAGHPPPPKVAAVLDGGRFTFTAETPADTFDDHHGS, encoded by the coding sequence GTGAGTGCTCGCTACCCGCTCCCGGCCGCGCGGCACCCGATCGCCGACCGGTTCCTCGCCGACGGTGCCGCCGTGGAGGAGGCGATCGAACGGTTCGGCTCCCCGCTGCACGTCGTCTTCCCCCAGGTGATGGCCGAGAACGCGGCGGCGCTGACGCACGTCCTGCGGCGCCACGCGGTCCCGCACGAGGTCTTCTACGCCCACAAGGTGAACGCCTCGACCGCGCTGGTCGCCGAGGCGGCCGCGGCCGGCCTCGGCGTGGACGTGGCATCCTCGGCCGAGCTCGACCGGGCCCTGGCGGCGGGGTTCGCGCCGCACCGGATCGAGGCCACCGGACCGAAGTCGCCGGCGTTCGTCGAGCGGATCGCCTCGCTCGGCGTCACAGCGAACGCCGACGACCTCTGGGAGCTCGACCGGCTCGCCGCCGCGGCGCCCTCGGGCCAGCCCTCGGGCAGCAACGTCCAGGTCCTGCTGCGGCTCTCCGGCTTCGCCTCGCCGATGGTGCCGCACTCGCGGTTCGGCATCGACCTCGCCGACGCCGACGCTGCCCTCGAGACCGTACGCCGCGCGCCCGGCCTCGAGCTGCGCGGTGTGGCGTTCCACCTCGACACCGCCGACCCGGCCGCCCGGGTGGACGCGCTGACCGAGTCGATGGCAGTCGTGGCCGCTGCGTACCGCAAGGGTCTGCGGCCGTCGGTGGTCGACATCGGCGGCGGGCTCCGCCAGCGGTTCGTCGAGGATCCGGAGCCCTTCCAGCGATACGCGCAGGCGCTTGCCGCGGGGCCGGGGGAGCTGGTCTGGCCCGGTCATGACGTGGTGGCGCCGGCCGCGCACAAGTACGGCAACCACCGCCCTGCCACCGAGGTGCTGGAGAGGTTCCTGACCGCCGAGATCGAGCGGCGACCGGTCGCCGAGGTCCTGCGCGAGTGCATGCTCACCCTGTGGATCGAACCGGGCAAGGCTCTCGTCGACCACGCCGGGATCACCCTGGCCTCGGTGCTCTACCGCAAACGCGCGGCGGGGCGGGACCTGGTCGTGCTCGACCTGTCCCGCAACCAGGTCACCCCGGCCGACCAGGAGGTCCTGGTCGACCCGGTCGTGGTCGACGGGCGTGGCGATCCGCCGGAGAAGGGAGTGTTCCTGGCCGGACGGCTCTGCCTGGAGTCGGACCTGATCAGCCGGCGAAAGGTGTTCCTCGACGCCGAGCCGGACAGCGGCGACGTACTCGCGTTCGTGAACACCGCCGCCTATCAGATGGACCTGTCGGCGTCGGCCGCCGCCGGGCATCCGCCGCCGCCCAAGGTCGCCGCCGTCCTGGACGGGGGCCGGTTCACCTTCACCGCCGAGACGCCCGCCGACACGTTCGACGACCACCACGGGAGCTGA
- a CDS encoding copper chaperone, translated as MQSEGIRYDRAAAARILAEVAGADFLTGPAPATPPASVEYRVEELRPEPGGVLTTGQRRYLESFMRPCRPDQVVTATHRVTWRDSRGIANSGHIGPGPLGPILPIAAREAVIAVGDAIAAAEAVTARSDALGDDELDVLADTTTDQEPGEIFRVGAEAAGRALVQHGMLAGQVDIDDPVEFAEEMHASGLYGTVASTWFWELQASTYRRGMIPARLERSGGRLRYTAESVALLAEMKRRTIADAHEVMDQAREEGLGLRAAIQRYHVELDQISRQYALLPVEERPVCLGQRAHQIDGARVQPLAAVADALTGAFRSAIGSVRISEAPARADGDARFAAGEQEFGVPDMTCRHCRVTITAVFDAQAAELIEVDLHGKRVRARFTDADQRDRVFADLRDCGYTVADG; from the coding sequence GTGCAGAGCGAAGGCATCCGATACGACCGCGCCGCCGCCGCCCGCATCCTGGCCGAGGTCGCCGGTGCCGACTTCCTGACCGGGCCCGCGCCGGCGACCCCGCCGGCCTCGGTGGAGTACCGCGTCGAAGAGCTCCGCCCCGAACCCGGGGGAGTGCTCACGACGGGACAGCGGCGCTACCTGGAGTCCTTCATGCGCCCGTGCCGGCCCGACCAGGTCGTCACCGCCACCCACCGCGTCACCTGGCGAGACTCCCGCGGGATCGCCAACAGCGGCCACATCGGGCCGGGGCCGCTGGGGCCGATCCTGCCGATCGCGGCCCGGGAGGCGGTGATCGCCGTGGGTGACGCGATCGCCGCCGCCGAGGCCGTCACCGCGCGGTCGGACGCCCTCGGCGACGACGAGCTCGACGTCCTCGCCGACACCACCACCGACCAGGAGCCCGGCGAGATCTTCCGCGTCGGCGCCGAGGCGGCTGGCCGCGCCCTCGTCCAGCACGGCATGCTCGCCGGCCAGGTCGACATCGACGACCCCGTCGAGTTCGCCGAGGAGATGCACGCCTCGGGCCTGTACGGCACGGTGGCCTCGACCTGGTTCTGGGAGCTGCAGGCCTCCACCTACCGCCGCGGCATGATCCCGGCACGGCTGGAGCGCTCCGGCGGCCGCCTCCGCTACACCGCCGAGTCCGTCGCGCTGCTCGCCGAGATGAAGCGCCGCACCATCGCCGACGCGCACGAGGTGATGGACCAGGCCCGCGAGGAGGGCCTGGGCCTGCGCGCCGCGATCCAGCGCTACCACGTCGAGCTCGACCAGATCTCGCGACAGTACGCCTTGCTGCCGGTCGAGGAACGCCCGGTCTGCCTCGGGCAGCGAGCCCATCAGATCGACGGCGCACGGGTCCAGCCGCTCGCCGCGGTCGCCGACGCGCTGACCGGCGCCTTCCGGTCCGCGATCGGGTCGGTGCGGATCTCCGAGGCCCCCGCGCGTGCCGACGGAGACGCCCGGTTCGCCGCGGGGGAGCAGGAGTTCGGGGTGCCGGACATGACGTGCCGGCACTGCCGGGTGACGATCACCGCGGTCTTCGACGCCCAGGCGGCCGAGCTGATCGAGGTGGACCTGCACGGCAAGCGGGTGCGCGCCAGGTTCACCGACGCCGACCAGCGCGACCGGGTCTTCGCCGACCTGCGCGACTGCGGCTACACGGTGGCCGACGGGTGA
- a CDS encoding aminotransferase class V-fold PLP-dependent enzyme — translation MLGSRRHFPALTAEPDLVYLDAASGTPCPEPVIAQLTAELRGPAGNPGRGGHPWARDALRRFEEARAAVAAFLGASAPDEVAFTRGATGAMAFLTDRWGATVLADGGDILYCPGDHLSTVRPWLRLAERMRPQGVRAVAYRRDRLGRIHLDDFARAASDRTRIVVATDVHNLHGTRTDLEALPIPPSATLCLDCSQSAGRLPLRLAESRAEVAVVSGHKMFGPPGTGAVYVRRGQHHRIVVDRAAGRSGPARHVSPLTDAAEEGSLDGAGAAALAGAATFIDGIGLDAVGGHLAGLAARFADGATRIGGVTLLGPPVDAGRPHSGIVAFALDGQAGPDVAFALERRGIYVRAGDHCLDGPRDDAVRASFHLYNDENDVDRLLQGLTAAAERT, via the coding sequence GTGCTCGGCTCCCGTCGGCACTTTCCGGCCCTCACCGCCGAACCTGATCTCGTCTACCTCGACGCCGCCTCCGGCACCCCCTGTCCCGAACCGGTCATCGCACAGCTCACCGCCGAGCTGCGCGGACCCGCCGGCAACCCCGGCCGGGGCGGACATCCGTGGGCGCGCGACGCCCTGCGCCGCTTCGAGGAGGCGCGCGCCGCCGTCGCGGCGTTCCTCGGCGCGTCGGCCCCCGACGAGGTGGCCTTCACCCGCGGTGCGACCGGCGCGATGGCGTTCCTGACCGACCGATGGGGAGCCACCGTCCTCGCGGACGGCGGCGACATCCTCTACTGCCCCGGCGACCACCTCTCGACGGTGCGACCCTGGCTCAGGCTCGCGGAACGGATGCGTCCGCAGGGAGTCCGGGCGGTGGCGTACCGCCGCGACCGCCTCGGACGGATCCACCTCGACGACTTCGCCCGAGCCGCGAGCGACCGCACCAGAATCGTCGTCGCCACCGACGTCCACAACCTCCACGGCACCCGGACCGACCTCGAGGCGCTCCCGATCCCACCGTCCGCGACGCTCTGCCTGGACTGCTCCCAGAGCGCCGGACGGCTGCCCCTGCGCCTGGCCGAGTCCCGTGCCGAGGTGGCCGTCGTCTCGGGCCACAAGATGTTCGGCCCTCCCGGAACCGGCGCGGTCTACGTACGCCGGGGTCAGCATCACCGGATCGTCGTCGACCGGGCGGCCGGGCGGAGCGGTCCCGCCCGGCACGTCTCGCCGCTCACCGACGCCGCCGAGGAGGGCAGCCTCGACGGCGCCGGCGCGGCGGCGCTGGCCGGCGCCGCCACGTTCATCGACGGCATCGGCCTCGACGCCGTCGGGGGCCACCTCGCCGGTCTCGCCGCGCGGTTCGCGGACGGCGCCACCCGGATCGGAGGCGTCACCCTGCTCGGACCGCCGGTCGATGCGGGCCGCCCGCACAGCGGCATCGTCGCGTTCGCCCTCGACGGTCAGGCCGGTCCCGACGTCGCCTTCGCGCTCGAACGCCGCGGCATCTACGTACGCGCGGGCGACCACTGTCTCGACGGCCCGCGGGACGACGCCGTCCGGGCGAGCTTCCACCTCTACAACGACGAGAACGACGTCGACCGACTCCTGCAGGGCCTCACGGCCGCTGCCGAAAGGACCTGA
- a CDS encoding heavy-metal-associated domain-containing protein, protein MSVQFEVRIDGMTCNRCVESVTNALGNLDGVHGVEVDLNPGAISSARVTADEPVEPRVLRSTLAKAGFSIARET, encoded by the coding sequence ATGTCGGTTCAGTTCGAAGTGCGCATCGATGGAATGACCTGCAACCGCTGTGTCGAGAGCGTGACGAACGCTCTCGGAAACCTGGACGGCGTTCACGGCGTCGAGGTCGATCTGAACCCGGGAGCAATCTCGAGCGCCCGCGTCACCGCCGACGAACCGGTCGAGCCCAGGGTCCTCAGATCAACGCTCGCCAAGGCCGGCTTCTCGATCGCCCGCGAAACCTGA
- a CDS encoding GAP family protein — translation MWELTGQLLPETVGLMVTPAAIVACLLLLGSSRPFRNVAMLAAPFLVIYGAISVAALAVGQTADLGGDDPSTRRGWLSLVVGLVFLAVGLWSWLRPPRPRGAHSSTAGATPDAVAEPGWVSRLRDPSLRLVLGAGVVLAVVNPNVAILASGLGIVVTADATLGVQAGGVVLLLAASLVDFVVPTLVFVLAGEPGRRWLRSATRWLLGHNRAIGVGVLLVFGLLFVGRGLVQIVG, via the coding sequence ATGTGGGAACTCACCGGGCAGCTGCTGCCGGAGACGGTCGGGCTGATGGTCACGCCCGCCGCGATCGTGGCCTGCCTGCTCCTCCTCGGGTCCTCTCGCCCGTTCCGGAACGTCGCCATGCTGGCGGCACCGTTCCTGGTGATCTACGGGGCGATCTCGGTCGCCGCGCTCGCGGTGGGGCAGACCGCCGACCTCGGCGGCGACGACCCGTCGACGAGGCGGGGATGGCTGAGCCTGGTGGTCGGCCTCGTCTTCCTGGCCGTGGGCCTGTGGTCGTGGCTGCGGCCGCCGCGTCCTCGGGGCGCGCACTCTTCCACGGCAGGCGCCACGCCCGACGCCGTCGCGGAGCCCGGCTGGGTCTCGCGGCTGCGCGACCCGTCGCTTCGTCTGGTTCTCGGCGCCGGGGTCGTCCTGGCGGTCGTGAACCCGAACGTGGCCATCCTGGCCTCGGGACTGGGCATCGTGGTCACCGCCGACGCGACGCTCGGGGTGCAAGCAGGCGGTGTCGTGCTGCTGCTGGCGGCGAGCCTGGTCGACTTCGTCGTCCCCACGCTCGTGTTCGTCCTGGCCGGTGAGCCCGGCCGCCGATGGCTACGGTCGGCGACCCGGTGGCTCCTCGGCCACAACCGCGCCATCGGAGTCGGGGTGCTTCTCGTCTTCGGACTGCTGTTCGTCGGCCGCGGACTCGTACAGATCGTCGGCTGA